One Desulfonatronum sp. SC1 genomic window carries:
- a CDS encoding triple tyrosine motif-containing protein: YQSADSQLLMFGGSNGFVEFNPCDFKFNTFVPPVRISSYAFGFENVMLVNQGFLDVKYDDAREIRIERGNGEIVFFPGVLSYSLSSKNRFAWKLEGYDTKWDTALAIIPVRYTNLTEGTYRFLFKGSNSDGVWSDEVNEIIVKVIPPFFESRLFR, from the coding sequence TCTACCAGTCGGCTGATAGTCAGCTGCTGATGTTTGGTGGTTCCAATGGATTTGTCGAATTTAATCCATGTGATTTTAAGTTTAATACGTTTGTACCTCCTGTAAGGATTTCATCCTACGCTTTCGGGTTTGAGAATGTGATGCTGGTTAACCAGGGTTTTCTCGATGTAAAATACGATGATGCCAGGGAGATAAGGATTGAAAGAGGTAATGGAGAGATTGTTTTCTTTCCCGGAGTACTTAGCTATAGTTTGTCATCGAAGAACCGCTTTGCATGGAAGCTGGAGGGTTATGATACCAAATGGGACACCGCTCTGGCCATTATTCCGGTACGATATACCAATCTTACTGAAGGCACGTACCGCTTTCTTTTTAAGGGAAGCAACAGCGATGGTGTTTGGTCCGATGAGGTAAATGAAATTATCGTAAAGGTTATACCTCCCTTCTTCGAAAGTCGCTTGTTTCGTAT